In the genome of Candidatus Methylomirabilota bacterium, the window TGCGGAGACGGCGGCAGACCTCAAGACCGTCCAGCTTGGGCATCATGACGTCCAGCAGGATCAAGTCTGGCTGCTTCTCGCGCGCAAGGGCGAGCGCCGCCTCCCCGTCCACCGCCGTGAGGATCTCGTAGCCGTGAACGGCCAGGCGCGTCTGGAGGATGTCGAGGTTCATCGGGTTGTCGTCTGCGATGAGGATGCGGGGCGGTGTCCTCACGGCACGTACTCGCGGATCTTGGCCAGGAGGGCCCGGGGGCTGAAGGGCTTCGTGACGTAGGCGTCGCAGCCGGCCTCGCGCGCCTTGACGTCGTCGCCGCTCAAGGCGTACGAGGTGACGGCGATGATGGGGATCGCGCGAAGCGCCGGATTGGCCTTGATCCGGCGCGTGGCTTCGTAGCCGTCGAGCCCCGGGAGCTGGATGTCCATCAGGATGAGATCGGGTCGATGGGTCCCGGCCATGGTCACGCCGTCCTCGCCCGTCACCGCCTCGATCACCTCGTAGCCCGCCGGCGTGAGGAGGTCGCGGACGATCCGGCGGTTGTCCTCGTGGTCTTCGATCAGCAGGATGCGCCGGCTCATGAGGCCTCCGCCATCCGCTCGACGCGCACGGGCAGCGTGAAGGAGAAGGTCGAGCCCATCCCCGGCGTGGACGCGACCCAGATCCGCCCGCCGTGAAGCGCGAGGATGCGCTTCGCGATGGAGAGACCCAGCCCCGTGCCCCCTTTCTTCCGCGTGTTCGAGGTGTCGGCCTGCTGGAACTCCTCGAAGATGCGCCCCTGGTCCTCCGTGGCGATGCCCGGGCCCGTGTCGGACACGGAGATCAGGAAGCTGCCGTCCGAGGCCTTGGCCTCGATTCGTACCTCGCCCGCATCGGTGAACTTGACGGCGTTACCGACCAGGTTCAGGAGCACCTGGCTGATCCGTCGGTCGTCGCCCCGGGCGAGCGGGAGGTCCGGCTCGAGCGCGACCCTGAGCCCGAGCCCCTTTTCCGCGGCCAGCGGCTCGACGGCCGTCACCACAGTGTGGATGACCTCGGTCAGCGAGTAGTCGGCCAGCGAGAGCGTGAGCTGCCCCGCCTCGATCTTGGAGAGGTCGAGGACGTCGTTGATCAGCGCGAGGAGGTGGCG includes:
- a CDS encoding response regulator, with the translated sequence MSRRILLIEDHEDNRRIVRDLLTPAGYEVIEAVTGEDGVTMAGTHRPDLILMDIQLPGLDGYEATRRIKANPALRAIPIIAVTSYALSGDDVKAREAGCDAYVTKPFSPRALLAKIREYVP